The Magnetococcus marinus MC-1 genome contains the following window.
CCCCTTGGGAACTCAGCCTCGCGGCACTGCTGGTATTGGCCATGGCCGCAACCAGCATCGCCTTACAGCTAAACCTGGGCAAGCGCATTCTTATGGCCGCAACCCGCACCGTTATTCAGCTTACCCTGTTGGGATTGGTGCTCAAGACCTTGTTTGCCCAAACCCATTGGGGCTGGGTCGCGCTGATGGGGAGCGTCATGCTCTTGGCCGCCGGACGCGAGGCCACCCAGCGGCAATCCCGCCGTTTTAGCGGGTGGTGGAGCTTTGGTATTGGTCTCTCTGCCATGTTTGTCTCCTCCTTTGTCATCACGCTGCTGGTGTTGTGGACGGTTCTCACCCCCACCCCTTGGTATCATCCTCAATATGCCATTCCGCTGTTGGGCATGACCCTGGGCAATACTTTAAACGGCATTGCCCTGGGGTTGGAACGTCTCACCCAGGGCGCTTGGCAGCAGCGCATGATGATTGAAACCCGGTTAGCCTCTGGCGAGCCTTGGCCTCAAGCGCTTATCCAGATCAAACGCGAGGCGGTGCGCACCGGGACCATCCCCATGCTTAACGCCATGGCGGCGGCGGGCATTGTCAGTCTGCCCGGCATGATGACCGGTCAAATTTTAGCCGGTGCCGACCCTATCCAGGCGGTTAACTATCAAATTTTGATTATGTTCATGGTTAGCTCTGGAGCTGGTTTTGGTACCATGCTGGCGGTGCATTTGGGGGCCAGACGGCTATTTGATGAGCGTCACCGCCTGCGCCTAGATCGTCTGCGCCCGGGCAAGGCGTAGCGGGTAAACCTTCATGAAATTGAGGTTTTTTTTGAAACAGCCTTTTCTCGTCATATTTTTGGAGGGGGTTTTCCGTGAAAAAGTCTCATAACCGCGACAGTCCGATCATAAGCACGGGCTTGGCAGGCCTAAAGGGGCTTCCCTCCAAGGAGCGTTTTCTATTTCACCCTCACAAGAGCTAGCTAGCTTACTTTTTATTCTGCGCAGCCATCATGCCCACCCACCGCCACGCCTACCATCCGCTGCACGTTGCAGAAATGAAACCGTAAGCCCCCCTGCCCCACAAAATAGAGTGACCCCCATGTTTTGCTTGACCCCTACCGCGATACCTAATATTTATTAGGTATCGCTGCTCTGTATGGAGGGAGTCTCCCCATGTCTCGCCCCCCTTTAAGCCCTGCTCAATTACGCCTGTGGCAAACCCTGTGCGCCCACATAACCACCCATGGGCTGCCCCCCACCGTCGCCGAACTGTCGGCACAGCTGGGCATCAAACCCCCCAGCGTACACGCACAGTTGCAGGCTTTGGCACGCAAGGGTTGGCTGCGACACACCCCCCACAAAGCACGCAGTCTCACCCCTCTGGATGAGGCCGGCCAACCCCTCTTACACCCCAAGGAGAGCACACCCATGGAGAGCCGCCCAATCATGTCAGCCCCCCCCAGAGTGACCCAACGGTTTCGCCCGGCTGAGCAGGCCCGCTTTACCATTCCCCTGGCAGGGTCGCGGGTGGCGGCGGGATTTCCCTCACCTGCGGATGATTTTGTGGAGGCCCAATTAGACCTTAACCAACATTTGGTCAAACACCCCGCCGCGACCTTTTTTGTGCGGGTGGCGGGAGAGTCCATGATCGAAGCGGGCATTCACCCTGGGGATATTCTCGTGGTTGACCGCTCTCTACAGCCAGAGAGCGGCCAGATTGTCATTGCGGTGCTGGATGGCGAATTGACCGTTAAACGGTTGGAAAAACGGGCTGGCAAGCTGTTTCTTATGCCCGCCAACCGCAACTTCACCCCCATTGAAGTCGGCGCAGAGGCCGACCTGCTCATCTGGGGGGTCGTGACCAGCACAGTGCATCAATTTGGCCGCTGAAATGAGCTATGCGCTGGTGGATTGCAACAATTTTTATGCCTCCTGCGAGCGCCTTTTTCAACCGCACCTGGAGGGCAAGCCGGTCGTTGTGCTCTCCAATAACGATGGCTGCGCCATCGCCCGCTCCAACGAAGCCAAACAGCTGGGCATTGCCATGGGGGCCCCCCTGCATCAGATCCAGGCACTCATCAAGCAGCACCAAGTGGCGCTCTTCTCCTCCAACTATCCCCTCTATGGGGATCTCTCCGCCCGCGTCATGCGCACCCTGGAACAGTTGGCACCGCGCGTTGAAATCTACTCCATTGACGAAGCCTTTTTAGATCTCCAAGGCATGCCTGCGCCCCAACGCCAAATCCTCGGCAGAACGATCCATCAACAGGTTAAACGCTGGACGGGTATCCCTGTTTCGGTGGGCATTGGCCCCACCAAAACCCTGGCTAAAGTGGCCAACCGTTTCGCCAAAAAATCGCCCAAGACCGAGGGTGTACTGGACCTTAGCGACCCCCAATGGTGCCGCAAGGCGCTACACCAGCTCCCCGTTGGCGAGGTGTGGGGGGTGGGGCCGCGCTGGGCCAAACGGCTTAACCAAGCAGGTATTGATACCGCCCTACAGCTTAGCCGCATGCCCCCACCCTTGGCACGCCAACAGTTTAATGTGGTGCTGGAACGCACCGTGCGAGAGCTGCGTGGTGAATCGGTTATCCCCTTTGCGGCGCTGCCTGCCGCCCGTCAATCCATCGCCACCACCCGCACCTTTGGTCAAAAAATCCATACGCATGACGAAATTAAAGAGGCGATCTCCAGCTTTACCGTACGCGCCGCTGAAAAATTGCGGAAGCAGGGGTTGCTGGCCGCCGCCCTGCACCTGTTTATCACCACCAACCGTTTTAGCGAGCAGGACCTCCAGTATAAAAACAGCCTCACCTGGAGCTTCCAACAACCCCAGGATGACACCCTAACCCTGCTGACCGGGGCACACGCCGCGCTGGATGCCATCTACCGGCCCGGCTACCGCTACCAAAAGGCCGGGGTGATCCTGTTGGGGCTGGTTTCGGCCCAGCATTTTCAACCTTCCCTGTTTGCGCCCCCACCCAGGCTGCCCAACAGTCGCGCCCTGATGCGCACCCTCGACGGCCTTAACCAAAAGATGGGGCGCGGTACCGTGCGTTTTGGTGCCGAAGGCCCCCCCAAGCCCTCCTGGGGCATGCGCCAGTTGCAGAGATCTCCCGCCTACACCACCCGCTGGAGCGATCTACCCCAAGTTTAGGCTTGCCCACATCGACTTGCCGACATCGATAAAGGGCGCGGGGAAAAATGCCATCGAGCGGCCCTCCTCGCAAACAAAACACGGGGGCTTCAACCGCGTTCAGCCGCCCTTTTTTAGCAACATTTTATTGGTTTGCGAGCGGCTCTCCCCCACCGAGGTGACGCGGATGGCCCGCTGGTCATCCACCGGACACTGATTTTCACAAATGCCGCAACCGATGCATTGATCTGGCTCCACATAGGGCTGTTTAAGGGCGATCATGGTGCCATTGCGCTGTGGGATCTCCACCTTTTTGTACCAAATCGCTTTGGGCGAGGTTGGACAGACCTCCTCGCAGACGATACAAGGGGTCTGCATGGCCCAGGGCAGGCAGCGACCGTGATCAAAAAAAGCGGTACCCAGCTTGATTGGCTGTTCAAAGGGCTTAGCCCCCACCTTTTCTGCCACACTGATGGGACGAATGGCCGCAGTGGGGCAGACCTGCCCGCACAACACACAGTGGTGCTCGCAATAGCCGATCTGGTTATTGAGCAGCGGGGTCCAGATGCCCTCAAAGCCCCCCTCCAACAGCGCCGGTTGCAACACATTGGTGGGGCAGACCCGCATACAGGCCTCGCACTTAATGCAGCGTGCCAGAAAATCCACCTCATCCAACGCGCCCGGTGGGCGGATCAGCCCCGCCGAGGAGAGAGTGCGGGCCGAAGCGCTGCGCTGGATCATCGGCATCAGCATCACCGAGGCCAGCGCCGTTTCCATCACCCGGCGGCGGTTAATATCCAAGGATTGGTGGGCCGAGCTACGCTGCTGGGGCAGACCAAAGTGCAGCGCCCCTTCGGGGCAGGATTCTATACAGTTCATGCAGAGATGACACTCACTCACCCGCAGTTGCCCCTGGGGATCACACGCCCCCTGGCAATGCCACTGGCACTTATTACAGCCGGTGCAGCGATCCAGATCCCGATGAATGCGGTAGGGTGCGCGCAGCGCCAGCAGACCCAACAGCGCCCCCAGCGGGCAGAGCACCCGACACCAAAACCGGGGCAAAAAGCGGTTGGCCAAGAGAATGCCAATAAATAGGCCACCAATGAGCAGAGCCCCTTGAAACAGAGGGGTTTTAATATATGGCCCCGCCCCGCTTACATGGTGCCACGCCGGCAATACCGCCGTGGTGAACGAACGCACCATCAACGCCAAAGGGTCCAACCAGCCGATTTGCAACAGACCAAACAGGGTCGCCACCAGCAGCACCAGTAGAATAAAATATTTAAGCTGAAAAATGGGGCGATAGCGGTTGTCATGGCACGCCTGCACGCCGCGCCGAAAGGAGAAGAGCCACCCCATAAACTGATTTAAAATACCCAGCGGGCAGATCCAGGAGCAGAAAAATCGGCCATAAAAGAGCGTGCCCACCACAATCAGCAGCGCCAGCGCCAAGCCCCCATACAGGGTGCCGCTGGTGAGCACCGTGGCCAGGGCGGTGAGGGGGTCCAACGAGAGCAGTAGGTCGGTGGCATAGCCCTGCATATGCTTAAAGTCGCTAATCCACAGCAACAGCACAAACAGCCCGAAAAAAAAGCCCGCATATAGACGCCGTATGTTACGCAGACCCACCATGTTAACCCACCTGCCGCTCAACCCAGTTAAGCCCTTTCCAATCCACCTTGCCCAAACCCCGCTGCTGGGCCATGCCCAAGTAGGGTACCTGCTCGGGGGTAAGGTTGAGAAAGCTCAAGGCATAACTGTCCAACGCCACCTCGTCCGTTGCCGCCAGCAGCGTGTTTTGTTGTGACACATCTGCCAAATTGCCCCCCGTTGGACCATTGCGCATAAGTACCCGTGTGGCGTCCATGACCGTCAGGGTGGGTTTGACCGCTGCGGCCAGATCCACAATCGAGGTGTGGATGTTTTGGTGCAGCCGGTTACGCCGCCCGCCGATCACCCCATAGTGGTTTTTCATAGAGAGCGTACAGTGACTTAACGAGTGGTGCTTGACAATGGGCAGGTTAATCACCCGTTGCACCCGGTGCATCACCTCCAGCACCGGCCACACCCCCAGCACCTCCCCCCCCATGTCGGTTTGAATAAAGCCATCTCGACCCGGTATCAACACCTTGGC
Protein-coding sequences here:
- a CDS encoding ABC transporter permease; translation: MNALPITPWELSLAALLVLAMAATSIALQLNLGKRILMAATRTVIQLTLLGLVLKTLFAQTHWGWVALMGSVMLLAAGREATQRQSRRFSGWWSFGIGLSAMFVSSFVITLLVLWTVLTPTPWYHPQYAIPLLGMTLGNTLNGIALGLERLTQGAWQQRMMIETRLASGEPWPQALIQIKREAVRTGTIPMLNAMAAAGIVSLPGMMTGQILAGADPIQAVNYQILIMFMVSSGAGFGTMLAVHLGARRLFDERHRLRLDRLRPGKA
- the lexA gene encoding transcriptional repressor LexA, with product MSRPPLSPAQLRLWQTLCAHITTHGLPPTVAELSAQLGIKPPSVHAQLQALARKGWLRHTPHKARSLTPLDEAGQPLLHPKESTPMESRPIMSAPPRVTQRFRPAEQARFTIPLAGSRVAAGFPSPADDFVEAQLDLNQHLVKHPAATFFVRVAGESMIEAGIHPGDILVVDRSLQPESGQIVIAVLDGELTVKRLEKRAGKLFLMPANRNFTPIEVGAEADLLIWGVVTSTVHQFGR
- a CDS encoding Y-family DNA polymerase, whose amino-acid sequence is MAAEMSYALVDCNNFYASCERLFQPHLEGKPVVVLSNNDGCAIARSNEAKQLGIAMGAPLHQIQALIKQHQVALFSSNYPLYGDLSARVMRTLEQLAPRVEIYSIDEAFLDLQGMPAPQRQILGRTIHQQVKRWTGIPVSVGIGPTKTLAKVANRFAKKSPKTEGVLDLSDPQWCRKALHQLPVGEVWGVGPRWAKRLNQAGIDTALQLSRMPPPLARQQFNVVLERTVRELRGESVIPFAALPAARQSIATTRTFGQKIHTHDEIKEAISSFTVRAAEKLRKQGLLAAALHLFITTNRFSEQDLQYKNSLTWSFQQPQDDTLTLLTGAHAALDAIYRPGYRYQKAGVILLGLVSAQHFQPSLFAPPPRLPNSRALMRTLDGLNQKMGRGTVRFGAEGPPKPSWGMRQLQRSPAYTTRWSDLPQV
- a CDS encoding 4Fe-4S binding protein; amino-acid sequence: MVGLRNIRRLYAGFFFGLFVLLLWISDFKHMQGYATDLLLSLDPLTALATVLTSGTLYGGLALALLIVVGTLFYGRFFCSWICPLGILNQFMGWLFSFRRGVQACHDNRYRPIFQLKYFILLVLLVATLFGLLQIGWLDPLALMVRSFTTAVLPAWHHVSGAGPYIKTPLFQGALLIGGLFIGILLANRFLPRFWCRVLCPLGALLGLLALRAPYRIHRDLDRCTGCNKCQWHCQGACDPQGQLRVSECHLCMNCIESCPEGALHFGLPQQRSSAHQSLDINRRRVMETALASVMLMPMIQRSASARTLSSAGLIRPPGALDEVDFLARCIKCEACMRVCPTNVLQPALLEGGFEGIWTPLLNNQIGYCEHHCVLCGQVCPTAAIRPISVAEKVGAKPFEQPIKLGTAFFDHGRCLPWAMQTPCIVCEEVCPTSPKAIWYKKVEIPQRNGTMIALKQPYVEPDQCIGCGICENQCPVDDQRAIRVTSVGESRSQTNKMLLKKGG
- a CDS encoding DUF362 domain-containing protein — its product is MSGRGKRKPGEAKTRRLFLRDGLITGGLAVGAVAGGGWLYSDTPMPVRQAKVATLPDYRVAVSAHYPVLSVVRGQDVWAMASESVARLGGMGRFVQKGESVLLKPNVGWDRFPEQAANTRPELVGALVRLCQQAGAAQVYVSDLSLNDPQRCFFRSGIEKAAQEAGAKVLIPGRDGFIQTDMGGEVLGVWPVLEVMHRVQRVINLPIVKHHSLSHCTLSMKNHYGVIGGRRNRLHQNIHTSIVDLAAAVKPTLTVMDATRVLMRNGPTGGNLADVSQQNTLLAATDEVALDSYALSFLNLTPEQVPYLGMAQQRGLGKVDWKGLNWVERQVG